From Cecembia calidifontis, one genomic window encodes:
- a CDS encoding sensor histidine kinase: protein MPLQQMISFVLNLIKKGIFRLFLILSGICSFSCSSPNSLEIPYATIPYQNEPVQKIWESVDTLSLNTGIINKGISKSPWWIYLKFNNEKPFAETYYLTVRNPHINTLEVYFNGDSIPEFVLGDRFPFQERPIANRDLIVPLAMSAGENREILLWVDKSGETLLLQPEILSEYEFFNNISRENLLMGFMIGWMLIMLVFACFTAVQLKEAGALFYALFIISILFWFISHWGIGFQFLWPEQTSWTGKSRPFFNLLTNVFFLLLLLNFFPPQRKNSKLVWLLKISIFLHLYLIWEVLTKNELEVPIVNKMIFLRLTFGFSIFLIFLVLIYLLRQIKLKVPYAGYYLAGISILVLSSILTQLHQSGLSLGLPSFMFDFGGAFALLGETIFITAAFASRTADLKREKESLMLKVVQKEKELADQLIEVQEQERTRIGRDLHDTLGGQLASIFLLTDKLSQEVPAAQNLQKLRSMLKESIKETRGLSHDLAPSHLNELGLQKVLQNRLRFLEENQGLSTNFYYQVDTKLSEQFALMIYRICGELLHNITKHAKASEIMLQIIQKDNILELIVEDNGVGMNKEETDKGIGLANIKNRVAYMKGKMIIDSNSHGTTIIIELPLELI from the coding sequence TGAACCTGTTCAAAAAATCTGGGAATCTGTAGATACGCTTTCTTTGAATACCGGGATTATCAACAAAGGTATAAGCAAGTCACCCTGGTGGATCTACCTAAAATTCAACAATGAAAAGCCATTTGCAGAAACCTATTACCTAACTGTCAGAAACCCACATATCAATACCCTTGAAGTGTATTTTAACGGTGACTCAATTCCAGAGTTTGTACTTGGTGACAGGTTTCCTTTTCAGGAGAGGCCTATTGCCAATAGAGATTTAATCGTTCCTTTGGCCATGAGTGCCGGAGAAAACAGGGAAATTTTACTTTGGGTTGACAAATCAGGAGAGACACTGTTGCTACAACCTGAGATTCTTTCTGAATATGAATTTTTCAACAACATTTCCAGGGAAAATCTGCTCATGGGATTTATGATCGGCTGGATGTTGATCATGTTGGTTTTTGCCTGTTTCACTGCGGTACAACTCAAAGAGGCCGGTGCACTTTTTTATGCCCTCTTTATCATCAGCATCCTGTTTTGGTTTATCAGCCATTGGGGTATTGGTTTTCAATTCCTATGGCCGGAACAGACTTCCTGGACAGGTAAATCAAGGCCTTTTTTCAATCTGTTGACCAATGTTTTCTTTTTATTGCTATTGCTTAACTTTTTCCCGCCCCAAAGGAAAAACAGTAAACTGGTCTGGCTGCTCAAAATCTCCATTTTCCTGCATTTATACCTGATATGGGAGGTACTTACAAAAAATGAACTGGAAGTTCCCATAGTCAACAAAATGATTTTTCTCCGTTTAACTTTTGGCTTTTCCATTTTCCTTATCTTTCTGGTACTTATTTATTTATTGCGTCAGATCAAATTGAAAGTACCTTATGCTGGGTATTATCTAGCGGGAATTTCCATTTTGGTCCTGTCCAGTATTTTGACGCAACTCCATCAGTCAGGATTATCCCTTGGCCTGCCCAGCTTTATGTTTGATTTCGGTGGAGCCTTTGCCCTTCTTGGGGAAACCATCTTCATTACAGCCGCTTTTGCTAGCCGTACAGCCGATTTAAAGAGAGAAAAAGAAAGCTTAATGCTCAAAGTAGTCCAAAAAGAAAAAGAGCTGGCGGACCAATTGATTGAAGTTCAGGAACAGGAAAGAACACGCATAGGAAGGGACCTCCATGATACTTTGGGAGGGCAATTGGCCAGTATTTTTCTTTTGACTGACAAATTGTCTCAGGAGGTCCCTGCCGCTCAAAATCTGCAAAAATTGAGGTCCATGCTTAAAGAAAGTATTAAAGAAACAAGAGGACTAAGCCATGACCTGGCCCCTTCCCATTTGAATGAACTGGGCCTTCAGAAAGTATTGCAGAACAGATTGAGGTTTTTAGAGGAAAATCAAGGCCTATCCACCAATTTTTATTACCAAGTGGACACTAAGCTTTCCGAACAATTTGCCTTAATGATTTACCGCATCTGTGGAGAACTGCTGCACAATATCACCAAACATGCGAAAGCATCGGAAATTATGCTTCAGATTATCCAAAAAGATAATATATTGGAGCTTATTGTAGAAGATAATGGTGTAGGCATGAATAAAGAGGAAACCGATAAAGGAATTGGCTTGGCCAACATCAAAAACAGGGTGGCTTACATGAAAGGAAAAATGATTATAGATTCCAATTCCCATGGCACGACCATTATTATTGAATTACCTCTTGAATTGATTTAA
- a CDS encoding response regulator, translating into MEEKIRLIHIDDHLIFLQGLRSMLAENPKIAYLGNAGTLADGLKLFRSINPDLVLLDYFLPDGKGLSLAQEFLSINPDIKIVMLTMEDHPDLMEICRSFGVLGFLSKTVDKQELFKAIDEVMQGKPFFPESQTTGLSSAGTGAEEKLALLSIREKQIAYLITEGYTSAEISQKLFLSQFTVNTHRRNVLHKLGLSNTAQLAALMAKFNS; encoded by the coding sequence ATGGAAGAAAAAATCCGCCTGATACATATAGATGACCATTTGATTTTTCTTCAGGGACTAAGGTCCATGCTTGCTGAGAATCCTAAAATAGCGTATTTGGGAAATGCAGGAACTTTAGCAGATGGATTGAAACTGTTCCGCTCCATTAATCCTGATCTTGTACTCTTGGATTATTTCCTGCCAGATGGAAAGGGCCTTTCTTTAGCCCAGGAGTTTCTTTCTATTAATCCCGATATAAAAATTGTCATGCTGACCATGGAAGATCATCCTGACCTGATGGAAATATGCCGCTCTTTTGGCGTATTGGGCTTTCTCTCCAAAACAGTCGATAAACAGGAACTTTTTAAGGCAATTGATGAGGTCATGCAAGGAAAACCTTTTTTCCCCGAATCCCAAACCACAGGTTTGTCTTCTGCTGGAACAGGTGCCGAAGAAAAATTAGCGCTTCTCAGCATTAGGGAAAAACAGATTGCCTATTTGATTACAGAGGGTTATACATCAGCTGAAATATCCCAAAAATTGTTTTTGAGTCAGTTTACCGTCAATACCCATAGAAGAAATGTTTTGCACAAACTTGGACTGAGCAATACAGCCCAATTGGCAGCATTGATGGCTAAATTCAACAGTTGA